The stretch of DNA AACACGTTGATATGGGCCACTTTTGACTTTGCAATCCCTAGTCTGTCTACATGAACATCCACGCTTGTTGCTGAAAGCGTCCAAAATCGGAACGGCAATGAATCTATGTTTTTTTCCTAATAAATCCGTGACATTATTGCGGACAAAGTTGATATAAGTATTGGACATATAGTTGCCTGGACGTTAATTTGAAAAATTTACTGATCGAATTATGAACGGAGGACTGGTCTGACTCGCATACAGAATGGACTAACACAAGATGGACCAAACTAAAATTTTAGGTGGAAACCTATAAATCTATATCTATTACTAAAGTGAGTAATgtttccacctaaatttttgATTTGATCCGTCTCATGTCATTGATAGGTGGGTCTTAGTCCATCTCGTATGCAAGTTGGCCCAACCCCCTCCGTCCACTACTTAATTGCAtagatccctacaaattaacCATGGTCTAAACGCATCCGATATTTATACCAACTTTATTCGTAGCAACACACAGACATAATTACCTAGTAGATATAGATATAAATTATACCCCGTTTGGTGCAGCCGTGGCTTGTTCCGACTCCTCCCACCGCAATGCGCATGAGCCGGAAGCCACAATTTCCAGTTTCACCGGCTTCTCCTCTTTCTGGTAGTTCTTTTTTAGCTTGAGGGAGAAAATGAGCTTCTCGCTAAAGTGCCGCTACAGTGCATTGTTAGAAAGGTGAAGCTACACCAAACGAGCTCTTAACATGTTGTACTTGTAACATAGTACTGCTTAAGTGAAAACACCAATACACCATTAGTACCATATTAGAAGTGAAGTCCCGCAAGAAACTTTGGTCAAAATTAATCGGAACGCAGTAACTGTATGGCATAAACGCGCGTCAAAGGATCCAGTCCAGACGCGAAAGAAGTTCAGAAGAGAAATAATTTGTCTAAGGCCAACGAATTCTACAGATCACCAGAAACATTGACTAGAAATCTAGAACGCTTCATAAGAAAATGACTTGACTGCTCTCTTCTTTGGTCCCAAAACACGTGGCCACGCGCAAACCGACTGGAGGCtaaacacacacaaaaaaaaaagacaactcGACTAGCATATTTTGGCATGTTAATCCGACTTTGAGAGAGGGTGATACTATATAGTAACTTAATTGCTCGATCAGTAGCACTCATGTATTCTACGCGGTTTCCTCCGTTGTTGCCCCTAGAAGAGATGGTAAACCTAAAAACGCGTTCCATGCTGTAGcaagaaaaaagaggaaaagagaagaaaatgttGAATGAAAAGAAACACGGGCGTTATCTTGAGTCTCGTCAGGCGACCATCCGCGACACTGATCGTCAGGCCCGCAGGCCCCTGGTCATGTTCAGTGCACTCCGTACATGTCCATCGATTTCTAGTCTTCCAAGAATCTAAGCAAAATTGGCAGCGGTATCCTTTGAAGCTTGAACAGCGGGATTCTCCTGAAAACTAAATATCTTGATACTACcgaatattttaaaaatagccTAGGTATGGATGCGCAATGGGATTTGATTTCTTGCATGGATGCAAGTTGATGCAGAGGATAATAAAACATCTGGGAGCTTTCTTGGAGCGCTGGCAATTGCAATCCAAAAGTAACTCAACATAGGTAATTAGATGTTTGAATGTAACACATGAAAAACATAGGCATTCAAAGAGGAAAAGAGATTCAAACATAAGATACTAGATTTCCTCAAGAACTTCTAAGGATTCAAGCATCCCATAGAAATTTATAGGATCCAAGCATCCCAATGGAACTTTCAGAAATTTCACTGGCCCGTTTGTCCCTAAAAACCAATAGGAAATCATCGTTAAATGGGGGACCCAATTCATGAAAATTGCTTTTCCATTGCAATTAGATATCTGTACTTTTAAAGACTTGTATTATAAAAACTAAAAAGGAGAGTACCAAACATTGAGATCTAAGAAAATGGTAGAGCTTGCAACATGACGTAAAACTTAAAATTCTTTCTTTTGGGTCCAACTGACAAAAATTTAAAAGACAATATAAGAGAAACATGAAAAAAAGTTTAATTAACGAATAGAATAGGATTCCAATAGAATATAACAGTGTAGGTAGGCTAATTGCCTTTTACAATATGAATCGAGGAATCACCCAACATTATTATGGTACTGTCAAAGAATGAATCAAATAGATCTAAGTACATAAAGAATGGTTCTAAAAAAGAATGTTCTAGGTCAAAGAATGAATGTTAAAATCCCCACAAAGTAGCGCAAGCTCATGAAAACTATTGCCTGCGAAGTAACATGTGTCATGTCTACCTACCCTGCCCCCATTCCAAACAGTCTGTTAGCACTACTGGCTAGAGAGTCTAAATCCAGTTTCTCTCAAAAATTAGTCAAGGACTTGTAAATTTCTGCAACTGTATGATCACAACACTGATATCGTCAGTAGAGCCCCTGGAAATAGATGTTTCAGTGAGCATCCTGCAGGCAGCCATGCGAGAGGCCTTGTCATTAATGGTGCAGAGAGGCCTTGCAAGGTTTACGGCCTCCTGATTATCAATCTTATCCCAGAGGCCATCAGAagcaagtatcaagaactcGCACTGCTGGTCAACCAGGAGGGTCCTGGTGTCAGGGTCAGCCACGATCCACTGCTTCAGGTGTGCATCTCCAATGCCTCTCGAAACTGCCAAGGAGCCCTGTACTCGCCATGTTCCGCGATAATTTACCACGAATCCACCCTGAAATGGAGAGGAGCAGCATTTAAGACATATTGAAGGGTATATCGTCATGTTGTATTCCCTAGCTCAGATGTTAACGAATTCCTCCATTTTCAAATAGCTATCTAGTTCAAAATGCTCATTCATCAATACTAGTAGTTTGAGTGCTTTTGATGCATTATTCAAATTTTGCCGAAAAGGATAAGGCTAAGACGACCACTACTTACCAAATTCTCAATTCTCTCCTTCTCATCCTCCCGCGAGGCCCTGTGGTCAGAAGTGAGCGCCTCCGCCTTCCCTGCTCGGCTGAGCACCGCGCGGCAGTCTCCAGCATTGGACACGACGAGGCCACCCTTTTGGAGGACAGCCGTGACGCAGCACGCTCCCCCGCTCTCGTCCCTCTTAAGGAACTCCTCGTCCGTCTTAAGGTAGCCCCTCTTCACCGCTCCTTCGATTTCTCCGCCGTTTACCTTCTTCAACTCTTCAGCCATGAACTTGGGCATGTTCTCAGCAGCGAACTCCGCCGCGTTCTTCCCGCCGTGACCATCGAATACACCAAACAACGCCTGAGCAGTATAGACAAGTCGATTAAGTCTCGGTGCTTTGGAAAATTTCAGAGGAAATTGAAAGTTTCAGCCCAAATGGTCGCGTTTTAAGGAGAACTCGTAGTTcaattttattttcaaaatcaCGGGAAAACACACGGATCGAACAGGGAGACTTTCAAGTTTCAATCGAGCTTACCACTTGGGGATCTCCGCCGAGCGCGACCTTGGCCACATGCCGGTCCTCCATCTCCACCCTTCTCCTCCCCTTGCCCCTACGGCAGTACGCCGCGaagtcctccccctcctcctccacctcgttCCTCGGATCCGCCTCCACAGCGGCCACcgcggccgcagcagcagcagcagccgcagccgcagccgcgccggccgccggcaccaCGAGCGGCGCCGGACGCCGCCTCTTCAGCACGGGCCCGGCCGGTGCCgaggccaccgcggcggcggaggccggctgGGGCGACGACGACGGGGAGGGCTCCTCCCGGAGCAGCGCGCGGAGCGCGAAGGGTCGGAGCGGCG from Panicum virgatum strain AP13 chromosome 9K, P.virgatum_v5, whole genome shotgun sequence encodes:
- the LOC120652718 gene encoding probable protein phosphatase 2C 32, encoding MSCTVAIPSSPVFSPSRRPLSCKAASASPEPAGAVSASSPAPASAAAATGSPLRPFALRALLREEPSPSSSPQPASAAAVASAPAGPVLKRRRPAPLVVPAAGAAAAAAAAAAAAAVAAVEADPRNEVEEEGEDFAAYCRRGKGRRRVEMEDRHVAKVALGGDPQVALFGVFDGHGGKNAAEFAAENMPKFMAEELKKVNGGEIEGAVKRGYLKTDEEFLKRDESGGACCVTAVLQKGGLVVSNAGDCRAVLSRAGKAEALTSDHRASREDEKERIENLGGFVVNYRGTWRVQGSLAVSRGIGDAHLKQWIVADPDTRTLLVDQQCEFLILASDGLWDKIDNQEAVNLARPLCTINDKASRMAACRMLTETSISRGSTDDISVVIIQLQKFTSP